In Microbacterium lushaniae, the following are encoded in one genomic region:
- a CDS encoding endonuclease/exonuclease/phosphatase family protein, with translation MRVISYNLRKHRAAGELVDLVEGHAADVLCLQECDTTDMPEEIGGLRLADSTQRNRLGLAVYYRANTFRPVEVRALALKKSLHDYVLKPAEERLLGVRLHDIDHGRDIIVASFHAAPLTALNSLRRHQIRTALAELENLGEGLPALMVGDYNYPVFKEYLGQKVRAQGYELTLSDARTYTRYRFFRGHYDFATSYLFDIEHIRTLPQGSSDHLPILVTAEVSSGRAAAVA, from the coding sequence ATGAGGGTCATCTCGTACAACCTGCGCAAACACCGCGCCGCCGGCGAACTGGTCGATCTGGTCGAGGGGCACGCGGCCGACGTGCTGTGCCTGCAGGAATGCGACACCACCGACATGCCGGAGGAGATCGGCGGACTGCGTCTGGCGGATTCGACGCAGCGCAACCGGCTGGGCCTGGCGGTCTACTACCGCGCGAACACCTTCCGTCCCGTGGAGGTGCGCGCGCTGGCGCTGAAGAAGTCGCTGCACGACTACGTGCTCAAGCCCGCCGAGGAGCGCCTCCTCGGGGTGCGGCTGCACGACATCGACCACGGCCGCGACATCATCGTCGCCTCCTTCCACGCCGCCCCGCTGACGGCACTGAACTCGCTGCGCCGCCACCAGATCCGCACCGCCCTGGCCGAGCTGGAGAACCTCGGCGAGGGGCTTCCGGCGCTCATGGTCGGCGACTACAACTACCCCGTCTTCAAGGAGTACCTGGGACAGAAGGTGCGCGCCCAGGGGTACGAGCTGACCCTGAGCGATGCCCGCACCTACACGCGCTACCGGTTCTTCCGCGGGCACTACGACTTCGCCACGTCGTACCTGTTCGACATCGAGCACATCCGCACGCTGCCGCAGGGATCGAGCGACCATCTGCCGATCCTCGTGACGGCGGAAGTGTCGTCGGGGCGGGCGGCCGCGGTCGCCTGA
- a CDS encoding cell wall protein — translation MKKFLPRLAAVTALAAGAVFAVPGVALAYPAQDAASISSAVVEPGGSATLSVADGTFGANESATITVTGENGAGATFGMVRAAVSTATYRDAVTNAQGGLDPVRISFPADARGAYTIAVFTASSPGDTVTVTVNGLSATGADFGPYLGIWVGGGALALAGGAVAVATAVVRRRRDAA, via the coding sequence AAGAAGTTCCTTCCCCGTCTCGCCGCCGTCACGGCTCTCGCAGCCGGTGCCGTGTTCGCCGTCCCCGGCGTCGCTCTGGCCTACCCCGCCCAGGATGCCGCGAGCATCTCCAGCGCGGTGGTGGAACCCGGTGGCAGCGCGACGCTCTCGGTCGCCGACGGCACGTTCGGAGCGAACGAGTCCGCCACCATCACCGTCACCGGTGAGAACGGCGCCGGCGCGACGTTCGGGATGGTGCGCGCCGCGGTGTCGACCGCGACGTACCGCGACGCCGTCACGAATGCCCAGGGCGGGCTGGACCCCGTGCGCATCTCCTTCCCCGCCGACGCCCGCGGGGCCTACACGATCGCCGTCTTCACGGCCTCCTCGCCCGGCGACACCGTCACGGTGACCGTCAACGGGCTCTCCGCCACCGGGGCGGATTTCGGCCCGTACCTGGGCATCTGGGTCGGCGGCGGGGCGCTCGCGCTCGCGGGCGGGGCCGTCGCCGTGGCCACCGCCGTCGTGCGGCGCCGCCGAGACGCGGCGTAG